The genomic interval ATGAAGCTGACCTACCTTTACAAGTCATGGCTATCTCTTTGTATTTTCACTTAGCTTTtctatatattaattcatttagtTGTAACACCCGTTCTATTTCTGTGTCTCATTTAACAATGCACTCGGAtcaatttatttcattacatataCTTGCGCTATTGTTAaactattttttactattttctctaTCTTCAACGTTGTCATCTTCATCTCCATTATCGTAATGATAGTCGCCatcaatattattgatgataTCTTGTGTTCTTTTTGAAGTAGTATTCTGTGAACAGCTGAATATTCAGTGATTCAGTGATTCAAAAATTAAGGAGTTCCtttaaaagaatgaaattctGTTCGTTTGGAAATGAAATCAGGGATGTTTCGACAATTTATCTTTGCGAACGAATTGTTGATCCGTGAAGTTTACGAAAGTTTCAAAATCAGATTCACGCTTTCTTTGGTAACAAACTCGTCTTTCTTATCCATTTATTGCATTACAATTACGAAAATTTCTTCTGCAGAGCATTTCCATCCCACATTTTAAAGAAGCAACTATCTGTAGAATCAACGGTATAAttgtagttattatatatatatatatatatatatatacacacacacacacacacacacacacacacacacacaNNNNNNNNNNNNNNNNNNNNNNatatatatatatatatatatatatatatataatttttttcagaatgatataAAAATCTAAGGCTGTGAAAacttttagaacatttataaatagaaggtcttacagctgtttccgggattttttttatatatcctttcattgGAGACGGTATGAGAAAATAgttaagcaatatttattttagataagatatgaaatagagagtgaagtggatgAATGAAAATAGGCGTGAGTCATGCAGAGATATTGCATccgtagatccattatttaggcagaatgttagacatataagattccaataccttgtgattAAGTTGCAATAGTATTTAAAagtggtcattccaagtatagagtttgtataCAAtgttattgaatcgagggttttatttaaagtgactcAAAAGTTGGGAATGTAtctgtaaggtcaaatcgaaaacaggaagagaggaataaagaaaagaaaaagaagaaagaaaaaaacaagaaaagtgggggagagagataataaagagCCGAAGCGAGGGAAAGTGTACTGGTCAGtggtattgtgtcaatttacttgtttgtttactaaaaggacaataataacaatatacaatataaaagcacatgtgacatattatgtcatatcagtaattaaaaaatgacATCTGGTGACAGACAATGGGATAAtgacttacaactgtttcattcTAGTGTTGACAtacctcattctatctatatcacTCCTGgagactgaagtaattaatagatgaaacagatgaaatagaggtacatggatgattctctaggccccttcagagattttataaagttcataaggttaagttaaaatatccaaatataaaaatataaaaaccgtaaaaactcacatatatatgcatattttaacatatacatagatatacataaataaacataactacataaatagatatatgtacatttaaatgtacatacacaaatgtccatacatgcatagaaatgaatcaattattattgttattatacatgaggaggacacatatatatacacacccacacatacatacacagcagtatatttgatagatattatcccttagtgggttggattcacaaaccctaactttcttggataNNNNNNNNNNNNNNNNNNNNNNNNNNNNNNNNNNNNNNNNNNNNNNNNNNNNNNNNNNNNNNNNNNNNNNNNNNNNNNNNNNNNNNNNNNNNNNNNNNNNNNNNNNNNNNNNNNNNNNNNNNNNNNNNNNNNNNNNNNNNNNNNNNNNNNNNNNNNNNNNNNNNNNNNNNNNNNNNNNNNNNNNNNNNNNNNNNNNNNNNNNNNNNNNNNNNNNNNNNNNNNNNNNNNNNNNNNNNNNNNNNNNNNNNNNNNNNNNNNNNNNNNNNNNNNNNNNNNNNNNNNNNNNNNNNNNNNNNNNNNNNNNNNNNNNNNNNNNNNNNNNNNNNNNNNNNNNNNNNNNNNNNNNNNNNNNNNNNNNNNNNNNNNNNNNNNNNNNNNNNNNNNNNNNNNNNNNNNNNNNNNNNNNNNNNNNNNNNNNNNNNNNNNNNNNNNNNNNNNNNNNNNNNNNNNNNNNNNNNNNNNNNNNNagagagagagagagagagagagagagagagagagagagagagaagtgtctATATGcttcttatttattctttaacaGTTAACTTTATTCCACACTAATTTTGTTTTAGTCTCTTCTCGTTTGTCAGGCTAACAGCTACCATCGTGAGCATAGGTTTATGCTTGGTAACACAATCGCATCCTGCCAATATTCTGTACACTGATCAAAATAATTGACCGACTCCAATTTCACTTTCTCTCATACCATTGAAACATCTGTTACAAATttaaattttcactttttaaaattccTTCTACCTCAGTATTTTTATGCTGAAACATGATTTTCTGTAATCAATAAGCACTTAACGTCACAAACGTCTGTTATTATACACCTAAACTCTATAGTTTCTACAACAttgtatactttattttcttcattgtagAGTCCACCATAATTATTTTAGTGCATTATTACTTACAGCTCACCAACTATAATTCCTTTATGACCAAATCTTACACATTTACTACATTATTCACAGCATCATCCATTTGACTGGAAATAGATATGCTTCTCATTAAGACATTTCCTATCTGGAGATTATTTGTCCACATAACGTATTTAATTTTtctgcttctttgtgtgtgtcaTATCACCGCTGGCTGCATATTTCTTTGTCATATATGACTGAAGATTATATGCTTCCTGAgcagaatatattttaagaaactaTTTGAATAATTCCAACCATCTCCTTATGGGTCAGTTTTACTAATGGGAAGATGTGTATCTTCCACATGAATGAATCTACTCAGGTTTTCTCTACCTCTATTTTGATTAGAGTTTTCCTTTCATGCTTCCGAAAttcgtatataatatattgttcaCAATTGTTTTCGAGTTCatactataatatactataatttgCTCGAATGATGAAGAGCAAATATTCGAACTCTAAAATTAGTGTTACTCAAACAAGGAGGCcgttcattttgtttattttgtcatcAACAATACAAATCCTTCTGAGTCTATACAGGAGTTGCTACATCTCCTTACCCTAGTTGCCGACTTCCTCATTTGCGAAAGGTTATGAGTAGATAagttatgaaataattaaaattatatcatgTCAAGGGATCTCTAAGATTGTAAAAGCTTAGTGGGTCTAAAGACATCACAGATAGATACAGTCATGCGTAACAAAACGATAAAAAAGATTATGCGAAAAATGTAGCAGAACAGAAACCGCCATGTTTGCACAATAACTTAACACAAAAGAGTTATCTTCAAAATTTAACAAGTACAACATGGGAGGAAATatgcattaaaatgataatatcaCGGTGGTGCAAAACACCAATGTCTTCCTTATAGAACTGAGCTAAAGGTACAAGCAGAGATATGCACGAACTCTAAAACACTAAACTGATAGCATAAATGGGAAAAGCAAACTTTAAtctattttcaatttaaaatatcGACTCAGAGGAAGTGAGCGGGTGGCTGTTTGAGCCattgaacgtatatatatatatatatatatNNNNNNNNNNNNNNNNNNNNNNNNNNNNNNNNNNNNNNNNNNNNNNNNNNNNNNNNNNNNNNNNNNNNNNNNNNNNNNNNNNNNNNNNNNNNNNNNNNNNNNNNNNNNNNNNNNNNNNNNNNNNNNNNNNNNNNNNNNNNNNNNNNNNNNNNNNNNNNNNNNNNNNNNNNNNNNNNNNNNNNNNNNNNNNNNNNNNNNNNNNNNNNNNNNNNNNNNNNNNNNNNNNNNNNNNNNGCAAAAAGATAAAGAGTTGGATATACAGCTTTAGTGCAACGGTTCCTGCCCAACTGATGGACATAATCGGCTgcgtcttctttttctatttatatcatttgtttccgCTTTCTCGGTATAACGGAAATATGGCGTGGCAGAGTTACGTGTTTACCTCTGTTATAACAAAACGATAAGTAATGTCTCAGTGGAGCAAAACATGAAGACTTTGGACGTCAATCGTTATGGTTCGAGCAAAAGGTTAAAAGCTCGGTCGATCTCGATTTTCAGTACAAATACGTTCATGAGAAGAGACTCAATAGATCGCAGTGTGGTAGCTGCTCTACTAATAGACATGAATGTATTTgtaaagttattttcattgttatcaagtgtcattttgaatttattaataactttagagtcagaaatataaataagtcTTTTTTTCATGTTCTTCATTGGATGTACCAAAAGCGTGGTGGTCTCTCGTATAGGTTTATATGAACTCAAACTAGTTTTTACCAATGACACTGATAATGTTGTCTAAAGGtagatacaaacataaaacaaacaaaactacaacGTTTAAACTGAATCACGTCATCGTCTGCTTTGAAATTAGCAACTATTTTATCATTACGATGAAACAAGACAGAGCGCTGGGCTCTAGGTAGGCGGACAGTATTAAATAACTTGTCAGAAAATATATGGTCAACTCAGTTGGCGACTTTAGGCTGTGAGTAAGCGTTTAAATATGTCAAGTCTGTTTGCTTTCTATGTCTTaattgttttttctgttttgtattcgTTACTCGTGTGAGGTTATATCGGTTTGAAATATTCTATTACATTGTCAACAATTGTATATGTTGAGCAGGTATCGTCTTAGGTTAGCTAGTGCTTCGTGgcttaaatttacatttagatCGAAACAAAATATTGTCGTGTTTCAGCATTTGGGTGGAGAGGATCTCTAAAATATCTGTATAAAGTGAAATATTTCGCTCGAATTCTTGCAGGAATTTTCGTTTTATTCGGAAATCttcaaatataaagaattaaactCATCATTTTCATAGAATACATATTATTCGCAGaatgactgtgtgataagtagcttgcttaccagccacatgttccctggttcagtctcactgcatggcaccttgggcaagtgtcttctactatagcctcgggacgaccaaagcattgtgagtggacttggtagacagaaactggaagcccgtcgtatatgtatatagatatatatacatatatatatatgtgtgtatgtgtgtgtgtgtgtatgtgtgtgtgtgtctgtgtgtgtgtttgtccccccagcattgcttgacaaccgatgctcgtgtgtttccgtccccgtaacttagcggttcggcaaaagagaacgataaaataagtactaggcttacaaagaataagctctggggtcgatttggtcgactataaaggcggtgctccagcatggccgcagtcaaatgactgaaacaagtagaagtattattttttttttcgtgatgTCGCGTTTTATGCGCCCATATTTCATAGTTTTTAAGCTACACATtagaaatacatatttctattttcaatatttgtttttctttttcatttgccgttgattgtgttttttttactcattttgaATCCACTTGGTAACAGCTTCGCTATTGTGTGTAACCACGTAGATCCACATCATCAGCCATTATGCAATTTATTGCAGCCTTCGTATTAGATAATTGTTACAAATATTTCCTGAAAAGTTACACTTGAAAGTTTTGGTACATTTTCGATTTGGTGCACCGAAACATTTTCAATTTTAGTGCACCGAAACAATCTACTAAACTATGCAAAGCTTGCCATGTGTACATTTGCATTTGCACATGAAGGGGAGCATATATCAACAAAATAGTTACACACGCATAATCTCACAactacatatccacatatacacgTTCACATATATCTCCATTAATTATATATCCTGATTTAAGTGCTgaagatatactcacacacgcacttacatatacatacatcctatatatgtgtgtgtgtgtgtatatatatatatatatatatatatatatatatatatatatatatatatatatNNNNNNNNNNNNNNNNNNNNNNNNNNNNNNNNNNNNNNNNNNNNNNNNNNNNNNNNNNNNNNNNNNNNNNNNNNNNNNNNNNNNNNNNNNNNNNNNNNNNNNNNNNNNNNNNNNNNNNNNNNNNNNNNNNNNNNNNNNNNNNNNNNNNNNNNNNNNNNNNNNNNNNNNNNNNNNNNNNNNNNNNNNNNNNNNNNNNNNNNNNNNNNNNNNNNNNNNNNNNNNNNNNNNNNNNNNNNNNNNNNNNNNNNNNNNNNNNNNNNNNNNNNNNNNNNNNNNNNNNNNNNNNNNNNNNNNNNNNNNNNNNNNNNNNNNNtatatatatatatatatatatatatatatatatatatatatatatatatatatgatattatattgtattaaattgtattatattatatttatgcaaaGTTTTTATAcggttttcttttatatatttttaggtaACTGCAATGAGGATACGAATGCATCACAGTCGAAAAGCAAATTGAACGAAAACAATGTAGCTGAGCAACATCTTGATAAACGCAGCAGTGGCGAGTACAACCCACACGATCTGAAAACAATAGTTGCGGCAATTCTTGAACGACAAGAACAAGGCCAAAAACAGTCTTCTGCATTGAGATCTATGAACGAACTTGCAGGCGATCAGTACAATGGTGATGCATTATCGCGTGTAGTTCAACTTTTGAGAAGATCTATGCCTTCAGATTTCGATGATTTTGAAAGACGATTAGCACCAGTTCCAAGATTAGGGCGTCTAAAGAAGAGATCTGTGCTCAGTAACCCTAACAAAGAAGTAGATTACGATGAAATTGAAGCAAATGATAACAACGAGAGCGCTGATAATATTCTTTTCCCCCGGCAAATAACCCTCCCACGATATGGAAAAGATGAGGGATCTGACGCAGCAGATGCCGAACAATATTTGTCATCGGATTGTGAAGTCTTTGATGCCTATGGCACATGTGTGCAGTATAAAATACCAGGAGAGAATGTGAAGAGGCAAGTTAGAATGTTGAGATTAGGAAAGCGTCAGATGCATCCAATAAAAATAGATGATGAAAGTACAGGGATGGATAAAAGGTCAGAAGATTTTAACGCTGATGGAAACTCCGGTGAAAATAAACGTGCAGTCTCAATGTTGCGTCTTGGCAGAAGTTTCAATGCTGGTGGACAatctgaagaaaatgaaattccAGTTTTCGACGAAGCCAAACGAGCAGTTTCTATGTTACGGCTTGGCCGCAGTGGGCCATTCCTTGATAAACGTGCACTTTCAATGCTCCGACTTGGTCGAAGCGAATTTGATCAGGAAAACACAGCTCTCCCAATATTGTATCCAGGACAAAATGGCTTCGAAAACAACAAGCGTGCTGTTTCTATGTTGCGCCTCGGCCGCAGTATGTCGGCTGGTGATAAAAGAGCTGTGTCTATGTTACGTCTCGGTCGCAGCGGATTTGATACAATGAAGCGAGCAGTTTCAATGTTACGCCTTGGAAGAAACAGTGGATATCCATCAGAAAAACGAGCAGTGTCCATGTTGAGATTAGGACGATCAGGATCAGATGAAGATAAGAGAGCAGTGTCTATGTTGCGGTTAGGGCGTAGTGGTGCAGATATAGAAGACGAAAAGCGAGCAGTGTCGATGTTAAGGCTTGGTCGTAGTGGTGCTGATAATATGAAGAGAGCTGTTTCTATGTTAAGACTAGGTCGAAGTGGAAGTGATGATATGAACACGAAGAGGGCTGTGTCTATGTTGAGACTCGGACGAAGTGGAAATGACAATGTAGGTGAAGATAAACGTGCCGTCTCCATGTTACGACTAGGCAGAAGCGACAACAATGCAAATAATAAGCGAGCCATGGCTATGCTACGATTAGGTCGTAGTAATGACACTAGTTCAAAAGAAACCTAAATTTTGTTGAAATGAACTAATTTATGAAACCTAAAAACGAGATAtatatgtgctcatatatatatatatatgcgtgtgtgtgagtgtgaatgtgtgtgtatatgtatgtatatatatatatatatatatatatatatatatatatatatatacatgtatatgtatctatacatacatatatatatatacatatctatgtatatatatatatacacatatatatactctgggtatatacatatatatttgtatatgcatagtatatgcatatgcataattgCATTCGAACTTGATACACAGTCAATTTGATTAACAACAGTTTCAAAAGGAAATGGATGCGTAAACGTATAACTAAAGACCTATGACAATTACCATGCATTTGTTAGTCAACAGTATTTTTCAATAATGAAACATTAAAACtagtttaacaatatatatacgtatatatatatatatatattgaaaatatgattTCAACAAAAGGATTGGGaataaattgtttgtttattgttggtgATGTTTAAAAATTTCGATTCATTATTCTTCAAATAAAAGATTACCTCCCTTCACTTCTGCTTCCTCCtaattcctttctttcattctttgatatTATCTATACTGTATAAAATGTATCTGATATTTTACTATTAATGAAAGGATTTTGTGAAGTTATTCTTATATGTGTATCATGGAATGCCATGGCATTATATTAACAGGTGTATGCTGTTcgtataaaatgaataataactaTATGCCTGTTAAAAGTAGGTTCATCTACATTTAGTGTTGTCCCCAGATCAAAAGAACGAAGTAACAaaggtaataaaagaaaaaatgaatataagGCGCAAGTGTTGTTATGTGTTaataaatttgcttcccaaccacgttgcTCCGAGTTCAtttccactatgtggcactttaGACAgccgtcttctgctatagacacgAGCCGACGAAGCCTTTTGTGTTGATTTGGTGGGCGGAAACTAAAATacgtccgtcgtgtgtgtgtgtgtgtttgtgtgcttgttccccatcacaatcgcttgacaaccagtgtttgtgtgtttacgtcctcgtgacGTAGCATTTCGGCAAAATAAGTAGcctgattttaaaaatatttattcggatcgatttctttgactaaaattcttgaaggctcTGCTCCActatggctgcagtttaatggctgaaacaagcaaaagcgTGTGACGTCATTTCACAGACCGAATATTCATTTCAGGATCCTAATAATTCGCCTACCTTTCATCCCCAGCAATCAGATCGACAAAATCGTGTCTGCATTGGCTTCAAACATTTCCAGCAGTTCAGACAAGGCTTGCACGTTTCTCACCTTCAAACCGAATGTCAAATACGGAGATACATACAAGTCTTCAGCACAATGGAAAACTGGCACTAATTGAACTCATCCATCCTTACTTGCCTGGTCGCATGATTCTGTTCGGTCAATCGCTGCGGCTTGTTTCAGGGGTTGAGCTGGAGGTCAATCCATTTACATACACTAACATGAAAAGAATTTCTGTGAATTTCGGATGACCTTCACACTTTTGTCAGGGCATCATTGCAGCAGGTCTTTTCTGGATAAAAACTGTTATTTCTCTGGAATGGTGAAGAACCGAATGAGTATTTAGAATGTAAGAATAGAAGAATAGGCATTCTTTTATCACGTGTCATTTGAACGATCAACATTAGTTACTAAGAAGTTATGCCCATTTCTGCATTACAGTCGGTTCAATGCCTCGGTGTGCAtggatatacatttatacacttatatgtatgtgtttgcgtgtatatatatatatatatatatatatatatatatatatatatatatatatatatataaatatatatgtatgtatatgtatatatatatatatataaaaatatacgtatgtatatgtatatatatatatgtgtatgtgtgtatatgtatgtgtgtgtgttcttgtgtttgcATTTCCAAATACTCTCTAGTTTATCGCAGAATGCGTCAGTTTACCGTAAAACAGTTATATATTAGAAACTAAAGATAATACATAATCAAGCAATCTGGCGCAGTGAATCATGTCTTGactgtatgattttttttttcgcttgCTTCATCCAAATTGATTCTGCAATAATTATTCCTGTCTTTATAGCTATGCAATATTGTTTGTAGTCAGTGAATTTCTTTTACCATGCAGTCTCAATCATGTTAGCCGTTTCATTAACATGTTTAATCACATTCTTACAACAGTCTCTGCGCGCCCTCTTCAGAGGCTTTCACATCTCAGCGGTTACAAAGTACAGGTCTGTGTCTATGAATCAACGAGTACTTTACTGAGTATTCCGTCCATTGAGAATAATATGACGGAATTAAGGAACTGTAGATATCATCTGTTATACCGTACATAACTTTAGTCAATACAGTAGCAATGTGGGAGACCTATTTACGCCGCTGTCACTTCCTAGTTTGTCTGACGCAACTGTGCCAAGCTGGTGCAGAGTTAAAAACAGGAGAAGCAAGTAGTATTGGTAGCTGCTTC from Octopus bimaculoides isolate UCB-OBI-ISO-001 chromosome 5, ASM119413v2, whole genome shotgun sequence carries:
- the LOC106880397 gene encoding uncharacterized protein LOC106880397 produces the protein MLFNITPIICALVLCVLFPRGNCNEDTNASQSKSKLNENNVAEQHLDKRSSGEYNPHDLKTIVAAILERQEQGQKQSSALRSMNELAGDQYNGDALSRVVQLLRRSMPSDFDDFERRLAPVPRLGRLKKRSVLSNPNKEVDYDEIEANDNNESADNILFPRQITLPRYGKDEGSDAADAEQYLSSDCEVFDAYGTCVQYKIPGENVKRQVRMLRLGKRQMHPIKIDDESTGMDKRSEDFNADGNSGENKRAVSMLRLGRSFNAGGQSEENEIPVFDEAKRAVSMLRLGRSGPFLDKRALSMLRLGRSEFDQENTALPILYPGQNGFENNKRAVSMLRLGRSMSAGDKRAVSMLRLGRSGFDTMKRAVSMLRLGRNSGYPSEKRAVSMLRLGRSGSDEDKRAVSMLRLGRSGADIEDEKRAVSMLRLGRSGADNMKRAVSMLRLGRSGSDDMNTKRAVSMLRLGRSGNDNVGEDKRAVSMLRLGRSDNNANNKRAMAMLRLGRSNDTSSKET